In Euphorbia lathyris chromosome 2, ddEupLath1.1, whole genome shotgun sequence, the sequence AAAATAATACCATCTCTAAATTTCATTTGAtgatgtaaaaatatttgtagtCGGTGTTTTGTCACATTGAAGTCTAAATAAAAAAAGTCTGTATAATAACAATGATAAAGGtagattaaaaaaaactctCTATGGTTACACGAATTGTCAAACGCACATATGGAGGACTGAGGTTCATTGTTTTGgtaaaaatgaatattttttagTACGACACTCTAAAAATAAccgttaacaacctcaaaatgaaaattttcaactttaattcttataaatttttattttgaggtcgtttatGAGTTGTTTGATGAGGAGAGATAAATTGaatgtttagaaagagaaagctctaaaaatggtgattttggaAAGTAAAAAACGTGATTCCATAGTAaatgtgatactaaacaactttaattcttgaaaattttcattttaaggttatTAATGGTTATTTTTAAAGTGTCAAACTAAATGATCATTGTTTTTAGCCAAGCGAGTAACTGTAGTCATATTTCGGTCACAAAAAAACAGTCACAAAAAACACAGATATATGTTTGACAATTCATGTAACTACaaaggttttttttataatcattGATTCTTTTTTATCCATGTCATCAAAAAAATTATAGTCAAATATCTATTTTACCTTCATCATTATGATAATTTTTAacgaatttttattgatttggactttaatgttataaaatgtaaaaattaaagGACTTCTCatgtcaaaaaaataaaatttaagagcATAATATTAGTAACACTATAGTTTAAATGCTATGATTGTAATTTACCGCAAATGTTTTAATTGTTTAAATGTAATATAGCTTCCATAAATGTAAGTTTCACTGCTAAAAACATAAAGTTGTTGGAAAAGTGTGATTTGGCTTAACCAAAATGGAAATTCGTATGCTACAAAGACAAGTGAAAAGATTTGAAGTAGTAAATTGGTGAGGATTTCGGGTGGACATGGTTCTAAAGCCACAGAAGTAAATTTTGGGTTACAGTATAGTAAACTAGTAAAGTTACCTCCATTGATTGTCGGCCATTTTGCAAGGTGAACATGATTGTGTTAGTGTCAACCCCAGTGAACCTTATGTCAACTGATCCAGTTCTGAAAACTTTTGTCCATTTCATAGCCATCTCAGCAACCATATCCTGCAAATAACACCATATATTTCAAAATCTAATTCCAAAGCGAAGATTTACTACAAAAAATAATCAGTAAAATAGGCAAGATCATGACTAGAAAACCAGTTCCAATTATGAAATAGGAATGCAACTCAAATCCAGAAGGCCAGAAATTCCTTATATAATCATTAACCGTTTGGCTCTAATACATACACAGCTCCTCCTGATTGCTTAATCCAATTTTGAAGACCACCTATTATCtctttaaacttgcttaaaggtGATTTATTGACCCTGAAATGGctctctgaacttgcttaaacgGACTCACGGTGTCTAAGTTCATGTTTCAAGTTATCTAaatctttcatttattttgcCATATAGGACTTTAAGAGGTTAATTAAAGACTGATCCAGTTAAGCACTCATTAATCGTcagaaaaaaccgaaaaacttcATCCATTAATTGTAAGAAAAAGCCGAAAAACTTCAGGATTTACAGGAGCTTTAATTTTTCTTTCTGAATACatgtaaaatatattaattgagCACACAAGGGAACACTTGAGTATCGCCATCACTGAATCTTATAAGATTAAATCTGGTTAGTCGAACTGGAAGAGTGCTATGAGTTTCCTCTTTGATCctggcatgcctaatagattgaagggaaaactCTACCGTGTGGCAATTAAACctacattgttatatggtatggAATGTTGGACAGTGACGCACGGTCACATTAATAAAAGGTCACATTTATAAGAtatcggtggcggagatgcgtatgttaaGATGAATGTCtagtcatacgagaaaggatcgagtgagtaatgaaataactaggacaaaagtaggagttacatctattgagaataaaatgagagaaaaccgactgaGGTGTTTTGAAATATGGCAGTGCATGGGAGAGTGATTGTGATATGAGTTCGTATGATAGTTATGTTAACCCGAATCATTTGGGAACTAAGCTATGTTGTTGTTCTGAGGAACTAATTGATTGTTTTCAAAATTGAGACGGTTAAGTTTTGGGCGCTAGAAATGTATTAGACCAAACAATTTCTTCCGATTTCCCTCAATTTCACCCACAATTCTTAGCAAAACCACATAATCCTATCGACATTTGCTTTTCAGATCCCAAGCTTACGCAGAACCCCCAAACAGTAAATCATGGTAAAAGATCCGAAGAATTATACTGAAATCTAGAGCTAGCACTCAAAATCGAGGAATGAAAAATTCATTTACCTTTGTCCGGTGGACACCTAACCGGAGCTTAACGAATCCAAAAACCGGCCCAGTTTTTTGCTTCATCATCAAATCTTGAATCTGCCACATGTCCATATGTTCTAATTCGGAAGGATGTGGACCTTCAAAAGCGGGCGTCGATTTCTTGCCCCATTGCTTCCAATCATCGTCCTCTTCGTCGTCGATTACGTCGTGGAGATCGTCGGGAATGTGGACCCGTCGCTTCCCTCCCCGGGCGAAGCGGAGGAATTCGGAATTAGGTGAGAAGATCAATGGcagaaggatgaagaagagaATGTTAGGATTAGTCATGGTTAATGTGTGAAAGTGGGTAAACACGCCACACTCTTGCTCTGGTTTCTATATATAGGTTTTGCTTTCGAAATGATGCAAAACGATAACAGCCATAATAAGCCATCCAAGGGAAAGAGATGGGGCAATGTTATTGGGCTGGGCCAATGCCTTCATTTTATGGGCCTTTTCGACCACCGAGGCCCAAATGAGTTATTATAACCTTTTAGAAATTTAAAGGGTGAAATAcatttagcaattttttttaacatatcCACGTGTAAAATTTGGCCGATCAATCCTGCTTTTGCCACTGTCAAGAGCGAATCTAGTCCAGAGCTTGGGGAGCTCCATCTCCCTAGCCAACGGCTTTACTTCTAAGGCTTTGAAAGGTAATTATAGGGAGGATAGGGAAAGGTTAGTGGAAACTAGGcctgtaaatgaacagagccgttcggtgatcggctcgataaaatcttggctcgacttaattcgatttgtaaacgagccgctcgtgaacacgatttactggctcggttcgtaaacgagccaagcttgagcaggccaaagctcggctcgaaagcttgcaagcaggctcgattagaacatttatgaacaaattttagttttgtagaaaactatatagttttgtgttagttcacaaatatctaaacttaatattatttcatttgctattagatgagttcttTCAcgaacataataaatgagtaatagacgaactatttgtaagcatcttgtttatttattcacgaactttacttgtgagtttgtttatgtacacaattaaagagttatttgtgagcaaacttcacaaatataattaataatttactcacaaacaattcatggttagataattttcttaatgaaccaagtccaaaagaggattttgggctcgaaacaagctcgaagctcggctcaagctcgttgagcaagtcaaagctcggctcgggctcggctcgttaattttatagcaagctcgattcgagctcgagctcgttaattttatagcgagccgagcttgaacagaccaaagctcggctcggctcggctcgattacaaccctagtggaaacccttgtttggaagattaaaaaatatgagGGTAAGAGTTTTGAAGGGTTTTGAATGGTTCAAAATCAATAAGTTTTTAATAGATTTTTAACCCATCAAATCAGTGGGTTTGGAATGGTTTTGATGAACCCTTCCCTTTCTCCCAAATAAGGGTAAGGGTAATACCTTATCtccctcttcttctccttctctacCATCCCTTTAATTACTTTTCAAAACCTCTTATCGTAGTTTTGGTTTTGGTACAAGACAATCCGCACTAATTTTAGTCTATGTTGGTTTATTTGTAGCATTCTTTCAATATTTTAAAATGGTTATGTtgattaaaatgtatattttaATGTAAAAGATCATTGGTCAAGTTCCATCAACCTATTGGAAAAAGCTTTTATCTATTTGAATTCCTTTTTTTAAATAAGTAtgctattgtttttttttttaaaccaaataagtatgttattgttattaattactTTATGTCCTCTTATCTTTTTAATTCTTTTGAACAAAATTAATTCTTTTGAACTAAAGTTTTTGGCCTAAACCATATGCAGTGCTCTGAATTTGTTAAGTTTGGTCATTTTGTCCCCTGAATTTATGGGACGATCTATTTACcccctcaactatttaaaaaCGGTATTAGCAACCCcttattttcattataacggaaacaaaatgaaattccaaCATTAGTACAAGTGTTCATGGAAGTATTGGAACCAGCCTGCATATATGTAACATCATCTTGTTTTAATAGTGCATAACTGtatatgcaatttttacaagagaacttgtgtactgtctatactaacctcatttgcagcTTGTTTTACCTTGGGGCTTGCAATAAGAAATGTCAtaattgtttccgttataatgaaaataggggattgttaataccacttttaaatagttgaaggggCAAATAGGTTGTCCCGTAAATTCAGGaggcaaaatgactaaaagtgacAAGTACAGGGGACTGTGTATGGTTTAGGCCAAAGTTTTTcctaaatcattttttttaaacttttccgacttaaaaaaaaccttaatttttgaattagaatttaatttacatgattataataaatccaaaattaaaaataaaaaattaataaaagtataatttttaaaagtgtTGGATTTATAAAACATTCAAGATGTATATTTCTTTTAGACTGAATATTTTaaatacttttaatttttagCATCTAACATACTAAAACGAATGAACTTTAGAAAATTTCTCCAAACTCCATAAAATTGACTCTGACACTGACCGTAAAGCTAAAATGCCctccaaatataaatttatgACTCCATCACTACTCAAACCCGTATTCTGTATTGTTgtccatttctttttcttctcgaTAATGTATTGTTGTTCACTttagtatatatttaatttaactcATTTTCAAAACTGTATTTTGTATTAGAGTTATACATTATATAATAAGGTAATTAATATCTAATTGAATATTTAATGACTAAAATGAGAACGACCCAAattttttcttctaattctATTTGACATTGACTTTGTCGTAGCATCAATTGCAGTTTTGTACGTAAatatgttgttgttgttgtcatTATTAATTTGACCAAATTCTACCACAAACTCAGGATTAGGAAGAAATCAACTTCATCTCATAATTAATTTGACATTGCTTAGAGTATAAGCACAAATTAGAaagatacaaaaaaaaaaggaatcaAATTCAATTATTACGGGTTTGATCATATTGACCTTAATGATCATGTAGTATTAGATCATTCATCGTTATATTGCATATATAAACGCAAATGTTGAATGATATAACTTTCATTCAGACATAATAATAAAGTTCATACGCACcacaaaaatgtaaaataattaTCTTTGAATTGTTTCAAGTAAATAcgtattcttttattatttttatagaataaataaatttcTTAGTGGCCAAAACTATATTTATGAATTATAcgcacaatatatatatatatgaaaaaaaagatGGTCATGGGATAAAAGTGgcgaatataaaattacttcgTTGGAGGGGTCAATTCTACACGtagtaacttttttttttttttttgataaaagagCAACTGGAATTGTAAATTGGTGGAGATTATACATCTTCGACAAGGATTCATTTTAATGGGAGCTGAGAATCTCcatttatatttttctataGTACGGGATGGCGAAAGCAAATTCTTCGGAGGCAATGATGAGGTGAGGACATCGATTTCTATCCTCTGCACACTATGGATACTTTGTAGTATAGGCAAAAACCATCATGATGCCTTTGatcattcattttttattcattaaaccgttgatcttttatttgaacACATTAATCCTAGATTGTAAATTTTTGtcacattaagcccttgatgttaaaaaaaaatcattttttaacataaaattcggttaataGAGTGTCATTCATTTTATACGCATTCGAAATTTGTCTTTTTCACAATTTGAAAgaagtttattttttatttgtaatttgGTTATAAGGAAACTGTAAAAAATCGttattcatttcatttgtatttgaaactacattttttttatagtttgaaagcaattttttatatttgtgATATGGTTATAGGAAACTGTAAAAATCATAattcaaactataaaaaaatataatttcaaacacagatgaaatgaataacgactttttaactgaattagatgttcacaactaACTAATTTTTAAACAAAGGTTTATgggaccaaaaataaatgataagaGGCTTAATGtgtccaaataaaaaaaatcaatggctgaatgaaataaaaaatgaacGACCAATGCCTAAAGATGCTTTTTACCTATAGTTTACATAGATTTCTAAAAGTTTACTTTTATATTTGGAATAATGTTTTGTTTATTTTCGTATTTAATAGATTGAtgtattatttataaattatgattAGTACCTTATAATCATAAGAACTAAAGAATGTCTTATTGGAAGAGaatgaatatacatataatgtataaaaaagAGTAAAAGTGCACAGACTCACAAAAGCGAGTGTTCTTTGTTTTAGACAAAGTGAAGCAA encodes:
- the LOC136216999 gene encoding uncharacterized protein gives rise to the protein MTNPNILFFILLPLIFSPNSEFLRFARGGKRRVHIPDDLHDVIDDEEDDDWKQWGKKSTPAFEGPHPSELEHMDMWQIQDLMMKQKTGPVFGFVKLRLGVHRTKDMVAEMAMKWTKVFRTGSVDIRFTGVDTNTIMFTLQNGRQSMELKEFILEEEEAYEIKIGDNIFRRPGDPPFEELVLKLQNEKDNVNETTASKVDEHQKEEL